One Vidua chalybeata isolate OUT-0048 chromosome 13, bVidCha1 merged haplotype, whole genome shotgun sequence genomic window carries:
- the CCNB2 gene encoding G2/mitotic-specific cyclin-B2, which produces MALPVTRRAPITRGMENAVSDLRSKAKTHVTGKRAALEEIGNKVATRGTHLSKKTECPKASIKPVKGPSKMTNGIVLPKAPAAVNQANKETDVPKVLSPVPMDVSMQEEDLCQAFSDVLLNNVEDIDAEDWENPQLCSDYVKDIYLYLRELELQQSVRPHYLDGRTINGRMRAILVDWLVQVHSRFRLLQETLYMCVAIMDRFLQSHPVPRKKLQLVGVTALLVASKYEEILSPDVADFVYITDNAYTSNEIREMEMIILKELDFDLGRPLPIHFLRRASKAGEADAKQHTLAKYLMELTLIDYDMVHHPPSEIAAAALCLSQKILGHNKWGTKQQYYTGYAEDSLVMTMKHMAKNVIKVNEKLTKYTAIKNKYASSKLLTISTIPQLNSEIIKDLGASLL; this is translated from the exons ATGGCGCTGCCGGTGACGCGCCGTGCCCCT aTCACTAGAGGGATGGAGAATGCTGTGTCCGACCTTAGAAGTAAAGCGAAAACTCATGTGACTGGCAAAAGGGCTGCTTTAgaagaaataggaaataaagTTGCAACAAGAGGAACACACCTATCTAAG AAAACAGAATGCCCCAAAGCATCCATAAAGCCTGTGAAAGGACCTAGCAAGATGACAAATGGAATTGTACTGCCTAAAGCTCCAGCTGCTGTAAatcaagcaaacaaagaaaccGATGTTCCAAAG GTTCTGTCTCCTGTCCCTATGGATGTATCAATGCAAGAGGAGGATTTGTGCCAAGCCTTCTCTGATGTGTTGCTCAATAACGTAGAAGACATCGATGCAGAGGACTGGGAGAACCCCCAGCTGTGTAGCGACTACGTAAAAGACATCTACCTGTACCTGAGGGAGCTCGAG ctgcagcagtcGGTCCGCCCGCACTACCTGGACGGGAGGACGATCAACGGGCGCATGCGCGCCATTCTGGTGGACTGGCTCGTCCAGGTGCACTCGAGATTCCGCCTCCTGCAGGAGACGCTCTACATGTGTGTGGCCATCATGGATCGCTTCTTACAG AGTCATCCAGTACCTCGCAAGAAGCTTCAGCTGGTGGGCGTAACAGCGCTGCTTGTAGCTTCAAAATACGAAGAGATATTGTCTCCTGATGTAGCAGACTTTGTTTACATTACCGACAATGCCTACACTAGTAATGAAATTAGAGAAATGGAAATGATTATTCTTAAAGAATTAGACTTTGACCTGGGGCGACCTCTTCCAATTCACTTCTTAAGAAGAGCATCAAAAGCTGGGGAG GCTGATGCTAAGCAACACACTCTAGCAAAATACCTGATGGAGCTGACACTGATAGACTATGACATGGTTCACCACCCGCCTTCAGAGATCGCAGCTGCTGCACTGTGCCTGTCTCAGAAGATTCTGGGACATAACAAATGG GGTACAAAACAGCAGTACTACACTGGCTATGCCGAAGACAGTCTTGTGATGACCATGAAACATATGGCCAAGAATGTAATCAAAGTAAATGAGAAGTTAACAAAATACACT GCTATCAAGAACAAGTATGCAAGCAGCAAACTACTGACCATCAGCACCATCCCTCAGCTGAACAGTGAGATCATCAAGGATCTGGGTGCATCACTCCTGTGA